The following are from one region of the Jeongeupia sp. USM3 genome:
- the pgi gene encoding glucose-6-phosphate isomerase: MSKLTQSPAWQALAAHYQEVAPLHMRELFEQDARRFEKFSIESGGLFFDYSKNRITEETMSLLFRLAEQSGLKARIEQMFSGEKINITENRAVLHIALRNLDKNPILVDGEDVMPKVNAVKEKMFQFSDEIRSGERTGYTGKAFTDIVNIGIGGSDLGPVMVCNALKDFGHQRLTMHFVSTVDGDQIVSTLKKLNPETTLFIVASKTFTTQETITNARTARKWFIDRVGNETHIAKHFVAVSTNAKAVAEFGIDTNNMFEFWDWVGGRYSLWSAIGLPIAIYLGKHDYQDLLHGAYTMDEHFKNKPLEQNLPVIMGMLGIWYVNFFGANTQLISPYNQALQRFPAYLQQLDMESNGKTVDLDGNRVDYHTGPVVWGDAGINGQHAYYQMLHQGSQLVPIDFIASIEHPEIPEPHSTILMANFFAQTEAFMRGKNDAEVRAELSAAGITGDAQDELAPHKIFEGNRPTNSILMQRLTPRRLGALIALYEHKVFVQGTVWNVNSYDQWGVELGKQLAKKIESDLVTPGLTASHDASTNGLINYYKRNVPR; this comes from the coding sequence ATGTCGAAGTTGACCCAGTCGCCGGCGTGGCAAGCGCTCGCCGCGCACTATCAGGAAGTGGCGCCGCTGCACATGCGCGAGCTGTTCGAGCAGGATGCCCGGCGCTTCGAGAAATTCTCGATCGAATCGGGCGGCCTGTTCTTTGACTATTCGAAGAACCGCATCACCGAAGAAACGATGTCGCTGCTGTTCAGGCTGGCCGAGCAGTCGGGGCTGAAGGCGCGCATCGAGCAGATGTTCTCCGGCGAGAAGATCAACATCACCGAAAACCGCGCGGTGCTGCATATCGCGCTGCGCAACCTCGACAAGAACCCGATCCTTGTCGACGGCGAAGACGTGATGCCCAAGGTCAACGCGGTCAAGGAGAAGATGTTCCAGTTCTCCGACGAGATCCGTTCGGGCGAGCGTACCGGCTACACCGGCAAGGCCTTCACCGACATCGTCAACATCGGTATCGGCGGCTCGGACCTCGGCCCGGTGATGGTCTGCAACGCGCTGAAGGACTTCGGCCACCAGCGCCTGACGATGCATTTCGTCTCGACCGTCGACGGCGACCAGATCGTCTCGACGCTGAAAAAGCTCAACCCGGAAACGACGCTGTTCATCGTCGCGTCCAAGACGTTCACAACGCAGGAAACGATCACCAACGCCCGCACCGCGCGCAAGTGGTTCATCGACCGCGTCGGCAACGAGACGCACATCGCCAAGCATTTCGTCGCCGTGTCGACCAATGCCAAGGCCGTGGCCGAATTCGGCATCGACACCAACAACATGTTCGAGTTCTGGGACTGGGTCGGCGGCCGCTATTCGCTGTGGTCGGCCATCGGCCTGCCGATCGCGATCTATCTCGGCAAGCACGACTACCAGGACCTGCTCCACGGTGCCTACACCATGGACGAGCACTTCAAGAACAAGCCGCTCGAGCAGAACCTGCCGGTGATCATGGGCATGCTCGGCATCTGGTACGTGAACTTCTTCGGTGCCAACACCCAGCTGATCTCGCCGTACAACCAGGCGCTGCAACGCTTCCCGGCCTATCTGCAGCAACTGGACATGGAATCGAACGGCAAGACCGTCGACCTCGACGGCAACCGCGTCGACTACCACACCGGCCCCGTGGTCTGGGGTGATGCCGGCATCAACGGCCAGCACGCCTACTACCAGATGCTGCACCAGGGCTCGCAGCTGGTGCCGATCGACTTCATCGCCAGCATCGAGCACCCGGAAATCCCCGAGCCGCACAGCACCATCCTGATGGCCAACTTCTTCGCCCAGACCGAAGCGTTCATGCGCGGCAAGAACGACGCCGAAGTGCGCGCCGAGCTCAGCGCGGCCGGCATTACCGGCGATGCGCAGGACGAACTGGCACCGCACAAGATTTTCGAGGGCAACCGTCCGACCAACTCGATCCTGATGCAGCGGCTGACGCCGCGCCGTCTCGGCGCGCTGATCGCGCTGTACGAGCACAAGGTTTTCGTCCAGGGGACGGTCTGGAACGTCAACTCGTACGACCAATGGGGCGTCGAACTCGGCAAGCAGCTGGCCAAGAAGATCGAGAGCGATCTGGTCACGCCAGGGCTGACCGCGAGCCACGATGCGTCGACCAACGGATTAATCAACTACTACAAGCGGAACGTGCCGCGCTGA
- a CDS encoding autotransporter outer membrane beta-barrel domain-containing protein has protein sequence MAHDQGRVASPFSGIGRATALACAIATVPAAAWAGSCSNCVGDISGRIYFLGRTSDLKHSVWLSRVSPGEFDVSSAMTNQPYDRWTQTRRGLHITVSPEQAEWGGTHILYNYENAQTSVYDRRFVDSANQQPGRITFPPGFKPVIPDNLPDWIRPGGGGGDNGGGDNSGGGGGDNGGGTPAPAPAPAPAPAPAPAPAPAPAPAPAPAPAPAPAPAPAPAPAPAPAPAPAPAPAPAPAPVPGVDPSNIRPVPRGPGGGPAADQASRTRTYTEGDQAYRPPCPAVPDGQASVAANRPFDCIRTDDERARAERNLSGTQALPETPGREVAPDSGWNAWVDNSYSKISDERYGLDLDGHSYSLTVGVDRRLDSGLILGGLLGMQNSRSEMFDGDMTLKSNGFNAGPYVAYQYAEDWVADASLTYGRTDNERRIVMFSGDYTSTQWAASLNTTGQYRYGEAYVRPKFSLYYGHNSAGAYRMQGAVLGRDFSFDNDGSSSNYGYLQFSSEFNRTFEGKDGLRYMPYADVAVKYEFERANDGMVMTGDLDYVETGAWSGAAHVGVRALWSASTMLEASLGYESIGRHDLDVWTGRLYLSHAF, from the coding sequence ATGGCGCATGATCAGGGGCGAGTGGCCTCGCCATTTTCCGGTATCGGTCGCGCGACGGCATTGGCGTGCGCGATCGCCACGGTTCCCGCCGCAGCCTGGGCCGGCTCGTGCAGCAACTGCGTCGGCGACATCAGCGGGCGAATCTACTTCCTCGGCCGCACCTCGGATCTGAAGCACTCGGTCTGGCTCTCCAGGGTATCGCCCGGCGAGTTCGACGTCAGTTCGGCGATGACCAACCAGCCTTACGACCGCTGGACGCAGACGCGCCGCGGTCTGCACATCACCGTCTCGCCAGAACAGGCGGAGTGGGGCGGCACGCACATCCTGTACAACTACGAGAATGCCCAGACGTCGGTCTACGATCGCCGTTTCGTCGATTCGGCCAATCAACAGCCAGGCCGGATTACCTTTCCGCCCGGTTTCAAACCTGTCATCCCCGACAACCTGCCGGACTGGATAAGGCCCGGTGGTGGCGGGGGCGACAACGGCGGCGGTGACAATAGCGGCGGAGGTGGCGGCGATAACGGTGGAGGCACGCCCGCACCGGCACCCGCACCAGCCCCGGCCCCCGCTCCGGCCCCGGCCCCGGCTCCGGCTCCGGCTCCAGCTCCAGCTCCAGCTCCAGCTCCAGCTCCGGCCCCGGCCCCGGCCCCGGCCCCGGCCCCGGCACCCGCACCCGCACCCGCACCAGCCCCGGCTCCTGCTCCGGCACCAGTACCAGGTGTTGATCCGTCCAACATCCGGCCGGTACCGCGCGGTCCGGGCGGTGGGCCAGCAGCGGACCAGGCCAGCAGGACGCGGACGTATACCGAGGGTGATCAGGCGTATCGGCCGCCCTGCCCGGCGGTGCCGGACGGCCAGGCGTCGGTTGCGGCCAATCGCCCGTTCGACTGCATCCGGACCGATGACGAGCGTGCGCGCGCCGAGCGCAATCTGTCCGGCACGCAGGCCTTGCCGGAGACGCCGGGGCGCGAGGTGGCGCCCGACAGCGGCTGGAATGCCTGGGTCGACAACAGCTATTCGAAAATATCGGACGAGCGCTACGGGCTCGACCTCGACGGGCATTCGTACTCGCTGACCGTCGGCGTCGACCGCCGCCTCGACAGCGGCCTGATCCTGGGCGGTCTGCTCGGCATGCAGAACAGCCGCAGCGAGATGTTCGACGGCGACATGACGCTGAAGTCCAACGGCTTCAACGCCGGCCCGTACGTGGCGTACCAGTATGCCGAGGACTGGGTGGCCGATGCGTCGCTCACCTATGGTCGGACCGACAACGAACGGCGCATCGTGATGTTCTCAGGCGATTACACGTCCACGCAGTGGGCCGCATCGCTGAACACCACCGGCCAGTACCGTTATGGCGAAGCCTACGTCCGTCCCAAGTTCTCGCTGTACTACGGGCACAACAGCGCGGGTGCCTACCGGATGCAAGGCGCCGTGCTGGGGCGCGATTTTTCGTTCGACAACGACGGCAGCAGCTCGAACTACGGCTACCTGCAGTTCAGCTCGGAGTTCAACCGGACCTTCGAGGGCAAGGACGGGCTGCGCTACATGCCGTACGCCGATGTCGCGGTCAAGTACGAGTTCGAGCGCGCCAACGACGGCATGGTCATGACCGGGGATCTGGACTACGTGGAAACCGGGGCGTGGTCCGGCGCGGCGCACGTCGGCGTGCGGGCACTGTGGTCGGCGTCGACGATGCTCGAAGCCAGCCTCGGCTATGAAAGCATCGGCCGGCATGATCTGGACGTGTGGACCGGGCGGCTTTACCTGTCGCACGCGTTCTGA
- the hexR gene encoding transcriptional regulator HexR, translating to MLERIKTLIDTLSKSERKVAELVLAQPNLVANAPIAQIADLSGVSQPTVIRFCRSLNCSGLQDFKLRLTRSLVSGVPYVHSMVSADDSAHDLAKKLFDNNISHLLRCRNELDTEALERAIKVLANTHKIEVWGQGQSGAVAIDAQNKFFRLGVPTVAYTDPHMHGMSASMLKPGDAVVAVSNSGRTLDMLRSVEIARDAGADVIGITHSKSPLAKRCNICLFADTMEDPDLYTPMITRIVHLVIIDVLAVGVALKRGPELIDQLEKMKRNLKEKRVRGHDN from the coding sequence ATGCTCGAACGTATCAAGACCCTGATCGACACCCTGAGCAAATCCGAGCGCAAAGTCGCCGAACTGGTACTGGCGCAACCGAATCTGGTTGCCAACGCGCCAATTGCCCAGATTGCCGACCTGTCCGGCGTATCGCAGCCGACGGTGATCCGCTTCTGCCGCAGCCTCAACTGCTCGGGCCTGCAGGATTTCAAGCTCCGGCTGACCCGCAGCCTGGTGTCGGGCGTGCCCTATGTCCACTCGATGGTTTCGGCCGACGATTCGGCGCACGACCTCGCCAAGAAGCTGTTCGACAACAACATCTCGCACCTCTTGCGCTGCCGCAACGAGCTCGATACCGAAGCGCTCGAGCGCGCGATCAAGGTGCTGGCGAACACGCACAAGATCGAGGTCTGGGGTCAGGGCCAGTCGGGCGCCGTCGCGATCGACGCGCAAAACAAGTTCTTCCGTCTCGGCGTGCCGACCGTCGCCTACACCGACCCGCACATGCACGGCATGAGCGCGTCGATGCTCAAGCCCGGCGATGCCGTCGTCGCCGTCTCCAACTCGGGCCGCACGCTCGACATGCTTCGCTCGGTCGAGATCGCCCGCGATGCCGGCGCCGACGTCATCGGCATCACCCACTCGAAGTCGCCGCTGGCCAAGCGCTGCAACATCTGCCTGTTCGCCGACACGATGGAAGACCCGGACCTGTACACGCCAATGATCACCCGCATCGTCCATCTGGTGATCATCGACGTACTCGCCGTCGGCGTGGCGCTCAAGCGCGGCCCCGAACTGATCGACCAGCTCGAGAAAATGAAACGCAACCTGAAGGAAAAACGGGTTCGCGGGCATGACAACTAA
- the lpdA gene encoding dihydrolipoyl dehydrogenase, whose protein sequence is MSTIELKVPDIGGHDNVDIIEVFVKVGDTVAVEDSLITLETDKATMEVPATHAGVVTEVKVKVGDKISEGGLIAVVEVSAGAAAPAPAPAPAAAAPAPAAAPVAAPQAGSHSGGADIECDMMVLGGGPGGYSAAFRSADLGMKTVIIERFATLGGVCLNVGCIPSKALLHNAFVIDEVAHLAENGIKFGAPEIDIDALRGYKEKVIGKLTGGLAGMAKARKVETVRGVGTFIDPHHIEVQLTSGSGKALTGEKKIIKFNKAIIAAGSSVFKLPFVPDDPRVVDSTGALELKSVPGKMLILGGGIIGLEMGTVYSTLGSRLDVVEMTDGLMQGADRDLVKVWEKWNAHRFDNIMLNTKTVALEAREDGIWATFEGEKAPKEPVRYDLVLHATGRVPNGKKIGAENAGVIVDPRGFINVDSQQRTNVPHIFAIGDLVGQPMLAHKAVHEAHVAAENAFGEKAYFDARVIPGVAYTDPEVAWVGLTEDQAKKDGKAIKKGVFPWAASGRAIANGRDEGFTKLIFDAENGQILGGAIVGPHAGDMIGEICLAIEMGADAVDIGKTIHPHPTMGESIGMAAEVAKGVCTDLPPQRKR, encoded by the coding sequence ATGAGCACGATTGAACTCAAGGTTCCGGATATCGGCGGTCACGACAACGTCGACATCATCGAAGTCTTCGTCAAGGTCGGCGATACCGTCGCCGTCGAAGACAGCCTGATCACGCTGGAAACCGACAAGGCGACGATGGAAGTCCCGGCGACGCATGCCGGCGTCGTCACCGAAGTCAAGGTCAAGGTCGGCGACAAGATCTCCGAAGGCGGCCTGATCGCCGTGGTCGAAGTCTCGGCCGGCGCAGCAGCCCCCGCTCCGGCGCCGGCACCCGCCGCGGCAGCACCGGCGCCCGCCGCGGCCCCGGTCGCCGCACCGCAAGCCGGCAGCCACAGCGGTGGCGCCGACATCGAATGCGACATGATGGTCCTCGGCGGCGGCCCCGGCGGTTATTCCGCCGCGTTCCGCTCGGCCGACCTCGGCATGAAGACCGTCATCATCGAGCGCTTCGCCACCCTCGGCGGCGTCTGCCTCAACGTTGGCTGCATCCCGTCCAAGGCGCTGCTGCACAACGCCTTCGTGATCGACGAAGTCGCCCACCTGGCCGAGAACGGCATCAAGTTCGGCGCGCCGGAAATCGACATCGACGCGCTGCGCGGCTACAAGGAAAAGGTCATCGGCAAGCTGACCGGCGGCCTCGCCGGCATGGCCAAGGCCCGCAAGGTCGAGACCGTCCGCGGCGTCGGCACCTTCATCGACCCGCACCACATCGAAGTGCAGCTGACTTCGGGTTCGGGCAAGGCGCTGACCGGCGAGAAGAAGATCATCAAGTTCAACAAGGCGATCATTGCCGCCGGTTCCTCGGTGTTCAAGCTGCCGTTCGTGCCGGATGATCCGCGCGTGGTCGACTCGACCGGCGCACTCGAGCTGAAGTCGGTGCCGGGCAAGATGCTCATCCTCGGCGGCGGCATCATCGGTCTGGAAATGGGCACCGTGTACTCGACGCTGGGTTCGCGTCTGGACGTTGTCGAAATGACCGACGGCCTGATGCAGGGCGCCGACCGCGACCTCGTCAAGGTCTGGGAAAAGTGGAACGCCCACCGCTTCGACAACATCATGCTCAACACCAAGACCGTGGCGCTCGAAGCCCGCGAAGACGGCATCTGGGCGACGTTCGAGGGTGAAAAGGCGCCGAAGGAGCCGGTCCGCTACGATCTGGTGCTGCACGCCACCGGCCGCGTGCCGAACGGCAAGAAGATCGGCGCCGAGAACGCCGGCGTGATCGTCGATCCGCGCGGCTTCATCAACGTCGACAGCCAGCAGCGCACCAACGTGCCGCACATCTTCGCGATCGGCGACCTCGTCGGCCAACCGATGCTGGCGCACAAGGCCGTGCACGAAGCCCACGTCGCCGCCGAGAACGCCTTCGGCGAGAAGGCCTACTTCGACGCGCGCGTGATCCCGGGCGTCGCGTATACCGATCCGGAAGTGGCATGGGTCGGCCTCACCGAAGATCAGGCCAAGAAGGATGGCAAGGCGATCAAGAAGGGTGTATTCCCGTGGGCTGCCTCGGGCCGCGCGATCGCCAACGGTCGTGACGAAGGCTTCACCAAGCTGATTTTCGACGCCGAAAACGGCCAGATTCTCGGCGGTGCCATCGTCGGCCCGCACGCCGGCGACATGATCGGCGAAATCTGCCTGGCGATCGAAATGGGCGCGGATGCCGTGGATATCGGCAAGACCATCCATCCGCACCCGACTATGGGCGAGTCGATCGGCATGGCCGCCGAAGTCGCCAAGGGCGTCTGCACCGACCTGCCGCCGCAGCGCAAGCGCTGA
- the aceF gene encoding dihydrolipoyllysine-residue acetyltransferase — protein sequence MSNIIELKVPDIGGHDNVDVIEVLVKVGDTIEVEQSLITLETDKATMEVPSTAAGVVKEMKIKVGDKVSEGSVVLVLEAAAAASAPAPAAAPAPAPAPAPAPAAAPAPVAAPAAAPAAQSIEVRVPDIGNFDAVEVIEVSVKVGDTIAVDDSLVTLESDKASMEVPSTAAGVVESVAIKVGDKVAQGALIVTVKGAAAAAAPAAAPAPAAAAPVAAAPAPVAAPAPAAAAVAAPAAKIDDASFKKAHASPSVRRFARDLGVDLSRVSGTGPKGRIVHEDVQNFVKSVMSGATAAPVAAAAGGSGAGLDLLPWPKVDFAKFGPIETKPLSKIKKISGANLHRNWVVIPHVTFNDECDITELEDFRKTIGKEWEKAGLKLSPLAFIIKAAAEALKAFPEMNSSLDGDNLVLKQYYNIGFAADTPNGLVVPVIKNVDQKGLKQITKELTELSALARDGKLKPTDMQGATFTISSLGGIGGTSFTPIVNAPEVAILGVCKSQIKPVWNGKEFAPRLMCPLSLSFDHRVIDGAQAGRFTVHLGKLLADIRRLVL from the coding sequence ATGAGCAACATCATTGAACTGAAAGTCCCCGATATCGGTGGGCACGACAACGTCGACGTCATCGAAGTGCTGGTCAAGGTCGGCGACACGATCGAAGTCGAGCAATCGCTGATCACGCTGGAAACCGACAAGGCGACGATGGAAGTGCCGTCGACCGCCGCCGGCGTCGTCAAGGAAATGAAGATCAAGGTCGGCGACAAGGTCTCCGAAGGCAGCGTCGTGCTGGTACTCGAAGCCGCTGCGGCCGCATCGGCGCCCGCGCCGGCTGCTGCTCCGGCTCCGGCTCCGGCTCCGGCTCCGGCTCCGGCCGCTGCGCCGGCGCCGGTCGCCGCACCGGCGGCAGCGCCCGCCGCGCAGTCGATCGAAGTCCGCGTGCCGGACATCGGCAACTTCGACGCGGTCGAAGTGATCGAAGTCAGCGTCAAGGTCGGCGACACCATCGCCGTTGACGACAGCCTCGTCACGCTCGAGTCGGACAAGGCGTCGATGGAAGTCCCGTCGACCGCCGCCGGCGTCGTCGAATCGGTCGCGATCAAGGTCGGCGACAAGGTCGCCCAGGGGGCGCTGATCGTCACCGTCAAGGGCGCCGCCGCTGCGGCTGCTCCGGCAGCCGCACCTGCTCCCGCAGCTGCAGCCCCTGTCGCTGCGGCCCCGGCACCGGTCGCCGCGCCCGCGCCGGCGGCCGCAGCCGTTGCCGCGCCGGCAGCGAAGATCGACGACGCGAGCTTCAAGAAAGCCCACGCCAGCCCGTCGGTACGCCGTTTCGCCCGCGACCTCGGCGTCGATCTGTCGCGCGTCAGCGGCACGGGGCCGAAGGGCCGGATCGTCCACGAGGACGTGCAGAACTTCGTCAAGTCGGTGATGTCCGGCGCGACCGCTGCCCCGGTTGCCGCGGCCGCAGGCGGTTCGGGTGCCGGTCTGGACCTGCTGCCGTGGCCGAAGGTCGATTTCGCCAAGTTCGGCCCGATCGAAACCAAGCCGCTGTCGAAGATCAAGAAGATCTCCGGTGCCAACCTGCACCGCAACTGGGTGGTCATTCCGCACGTCACGTTCAACGACGAGTGCGACATCACCGAGCTGGAAGACTTCCGCAAGACCATCGGCAAGGAATGGGAAAAGGCCGGTCTGAAGCTGTCGCCGCTGGCCTTCATCATCAAGGCCGCCGCCGAAGCGCTGAAGGCGTTCCCGGAAATGAACTCGTCGCTCGACGGTGACAACCTGGTGCTGAAGCAGTACTACAACATCGGTTTCGCCGCCGACACGCCGAACGGCCTCGTCGTGCCGGTCATCAAGAACGTCGACCAGAAGGGCCTGAAGCAGATCACCAAGGAGCTGACCGAGCTGTCGGCGCTGGCGCGTGACGGCAAGCTCAAGCCGACCGACATGCAGGGCGCAACGTTCACGATCAGCTCGCTCGGCGGCATCGGCGGCACCAGCTTCACCCCGATCGTCAATGCACCGGAAGTCGCGATCCTCGGCGTCTGCAAGAGCCAGATCAAGCCGGTCTGGAACGGCAAGGAATTCGCGCCGCGCCTGATGTGCCCGCTGTCGCTGTCCTTCGATCACCGCGTGATCGACGGCGCGCAAGCCGGTCGCTTCACCGTGCATCTGGGCAAGCTGCTGGCGGACATCCGTCGCCTGGTCCTCTAA
- the aceE gene encoding pyruvate dehydrogenase (acetyl-transferring), homodimeric type → MAEQHHDLDPQETQEWLAALDGVLANEGAERAHFLVEQLVDHARQDGVNIPYTATTAYINTVPAHLEAKSPGNHGFEERIRSYTRWNAAAMVVKANKPGKGDPGGHITSFASAATLYDVGWNHFWHAPSDNHGGDLVYFQGHCAPGMYSRAFLEGRITEDQLDKFRKEVDGGGLSSYPHPWLMPNFWQFPTVSMGLGPIMAIYQARFMKYLGDRGFEQKGDRKVWCFCGDGEMDEPESLGAISLAGREHLDNLIFVINCNLQRLDGPVRGNSKIIQELEGDFRGSGWNVIKVVWGSGWDALLAKDAKGLLQRRMMEVVDGEYQTYKSKDGAYVREHFFNSPELKALVSNMSDDDIWRLTRGGNDPHKVYAGYKAAVEHKGQPTLLLVKTVKGYGMGAAGESQNVAHQTKKLSEDDLLHLRDRFKIPLTDEEAKACKFYMPPADAPELKYMHERRAALGGYLPARKPVDEPLQVPGLDAFKALLESTGERESSTTMAFVRLLGTLVKDKTIGKRVVPIVPDESRTFGMEGMFRQLGIWSHVGQLYAPEDADQLMFYKESTTGQILQEGINEAGAMSDWIAAATAYANHGVTMIPFYIYYSMFGFQRIGDLAWAAGDLRARGFLLGGTAGRTTLNGEGLQHQDGHTQLFAEYIPNCVSYDPTFAYELAVIVQDGMKRMYQDQENIYYYLTLMNENYAHPAMPEGAEAGILKGLYKFRQGDAGKLKVQLMGSGTIFREVIAAAELLKADFGVDADIWSATSFNELRRDGVNAARYNLLHPTAEQQVPYVTQCLKGAEGPVIAATDYKRTFADQIREYVPGKYVVLGTDGYGRSDSREALRSFFEVDRYHVAVAALKALADEGKIGTDKVAEAIAKYGINADRPAPWTV, encoded by the coding sequence ATGGCAGAGCAGCATCACGATCTCGATCCGCAGGAAACACAGGAATGGCTGGCGGCGCTTGACGGCGTCCTGGCCAACGAAGGCGCCGAACGCGCCCACTTCCTGGTCGAGCAGCTTGTCGATCACGCCCGTCAGGACGGCGTGAACATCCCCTACACCGCCACCACTGCGTACATCAACACGGTGCCGGCACATCTGGAAGCCAAGAGCCCGGGCAACCACGGCTTCGAAGAGCGCATCCGTTCGTACACCCGCTGGAACGCCGCGGCGATGGTCGTCAAGGCCAACAAGCCGGGCAAAGGCGATCCGGGTGGCCACATCACCTCGTTCGCATCGGCCGCGACGCTGTACGACGTGGGCTGGAACCACTTCTGGCATGCCCCGAGCGACAACCACGGCGGTGACCTCGTCTACTTCCAGGGCCACTGCGCACCGGGCATGTACTCGCGCGCCTTCCTCGAAGGCCGGATCACCGAAGACCAGCTCGACAAGTTCCGCAAGGAAGTCGACGGCGGCGGTCTGAGCTCGTACCCGCACCCGTGGCTGATGCCGAACTTCTGGCAGTTCCCGACCGTGTCGATGGGCCTGGGCCCGATCATGGCGATCTACCAGGCCCGCTTCATGAAGTACCTCGGCGACCGCGGCTTCGAACAGAAGGGCGACCGCAAAGTGTGGTGCTTCTGCGGCGACGGTGAAATGGACGAGCCGGAATCGCTGGGCGCGATCTCGCTGGCCGGCCGCGAGCACCTCGACAACCTGATCTTCGTGATCAACTGCAACCTGCAGCGCCTCGACGGCCCGGTACGCGGCAACAGCAAGATCATCCAGGAACTCGAAGGCGATTTCCGCGGTTCGGGCTGGAACGTCATCAAGGTCGTCTGGGGCTCGGGCTGGGACGCCCTGCTCGCCAAGGACGCCAAGGGCCTGCTGCAACGCCGGATGATGGAAGTCGTCGACGGCGAGTACCAGACCTACAAGTCCAAGGATGGCGCCTACGTGCGCGAGCACTTCTTCAACTCGCCGGAGCTGAAGGCGCTCGTCTCGAACATGTCCGACGACGACATCTGGCGTCTGACCCGCGGCGGCAACGATCCGCACAAGGTCTACGCCGGCTACAAGGCCGCGGTCGAGCACAAGGGCCAGCCGACGCTGCTGCTGGTCAAGACCGTCAAGGGCTACGGCATGGGCGCGGCGGGCGAATCGCAGAACGTCGCCCACCAGACCAAGAAGCTGTCGGAAGACGACCTGCTGCACCTGCGCGACCGTTTCAAGATCCCGCTCACCGATGAAGAAGCCAAGGCATGCAAGTTCTACATGCCGCCCGCCGACGCGCCGGAACTCAAGTACATGCACGAACGCCGCGCGGCGCTCGGCGGCTACCTGCCGGCGCGCAAGCCGGTCGACGAGCCGCTGCAGGTGCCGGGCCTCGATGCCTTCAAGGCGCTGCTCGAATCGACCGGCGAGCGTGAAAGCTCGACCACGATGGCCTTCGTTCGCCTGCTCGGCACGCTGGTCAAGGACAAGACCATCGGCAAGCGCGTCGTGCCGATCGTCCCGGACGAGTCGCGTACCTTCGGCATGGAAGGCATGTTCCGCCAGCTCGGCATCTGGTCGCACGTCGGCCAGCTGTACGCGCCGGAAGACGCCGACCAGCTGATGTTCTACAAGGAATCGACCACCGGCCAGATCCTGCAGGAAGGCATCAACGAAGCCGGCGCGATGAGCGACTGGATCGCCGCGGCCACCGCCTACGCCAACCACGGCGTGACGATGATTCCGTTCTACATCTACTACTCGATGTTCGGCTTCCAGCGTATCGGTGACCTGGCCTGGGCAGCCGGCGACCTGCGCGCCCGCGGCTTCCTGCTCGGCGGCACCGCCGGCCGGACCACGCTGAACGGCGAAGGCCTGCAGCACCAGGACGGCCACACCCAGCTGTTCGCCGAGTACATCCCGAACTGCGTCTCGTACGACCCGACCTTCGCCTACGAGCTGGCCGTGATCGTCCAGGACGGCATGAAGCGCATGTATCAGGATCAGGAAAACATCTACTACTACCTGACGCTGATGAACGAGAACTACGCGCACCCGGCGATGCCGGAAGGCGCGGAAGCCGGCATCCTCAAGGGGCTGTACAAGTTCCGCCAGGGCGACGCCGGCAAGCTCAAGGTCCAGCTGATGGGTTCGGGCACGATCTTCCGCGAAGTCATCGCCGCGGCCGAGCTGCTGAAGGCCGATTTCGGCGTCGACGCCGACATCTGGTCCGCGACCAGCTTCAACGAACTGCGCCGCGACGGCGTCAATGCAGCGCGCTACAACCTGCTGCACCCGACCGCCGAGCAGCAAGTGCCGTACGTGACCCAGTGCCTGAAGGGCGCCGAGGGTCCGGTGATCGCCGCGACCGACTACAAGCGCACCTTCGCCGACCAGATCCGCGAATACGTGCCGGGCAAGTATGTCGTACTCGGCACCGACGGCTACGGCCGTTCGGACAGCCGCGAGGCGCTGCGCAGCTTCTTCGAGGTCGACCGCTACCACGTCGCCGTGGCCGCGCTGAAGGCACTGGCCGACGAAGGCAAGATCGGTACCGACAAGGTGGCCGAAGCCATTGCCAAGTACGGCATCAACGCCGACCGTCCGGCGCCCTGGACCGTCTGA